In Rhodamnia argentea isolate NSW1041297 chromosome 4, ASM2092103v1, whole genome shotgun sequence, the following proteins share a genomic window:
- the LOC125314742 gene encoding uncharacterized protein LOC125314742: MAGGINRRDDAPVPSSTNVFAALGSLKKKKKKKKSDEEASKEAGEQVFWAPAPLNAKSWANVDDGDDDDYATAAPPEHAWSRTDEPKAEESEAEASLEVGLIGLMYIGAVDV, from the coding sequence ATGGCGGGAGGAATCAACCGGAGGGACGATGCTCCGGTTCCGAGCAGCACCAACGTCTTCGCAGCTCTTGGCAgcttaaagaagaagaagaagaagaagaagagcgatGAAGAGGCCTCCAAGGAAGCTGGAGAGCAGGTCTTCTGGGCTCCGGCGCCTCTCAACGCAAAATCGTGGGCCAACGTCGACGATGGCGACGATGACGACTACGCCACTGCCGCGCCCCCAGAGCATGCTTGGAGCCGAACCGACGAGCCGAAGGCGGAGGAGAGTGAGGCCGAGGCTTCTCTTGAGGTTGGGTTGATTGGTTTAATGTACATTGGTGCTGTCGATGTGTAA
- the LOC115754916 gene encoding uncharacterized protein LOC115754916 encodes MPIEAPPASKETERQLSKKELKKTGLEELEAILSEFGHMNREKSSQDETQDDAQMQKPVDSKGDVDKKENAPGESKRMKKKKKKDKSLKKAKEVQEQLGGIEVGTRTDETTEVENFGDNATIDMKERLKKLTSTKKKMSCKEMGSAARAAAVEAAARSAKLASAKKKEKNCHNQHPVR; translated from the exons ATGCCTATTGAAGCTCCTCCTGCTTCTAAAGAGACTGAAAGGCAGCTTTCCAAGAAGGAACTGAAGAAAACAGGGCTTGAAGAACTTGAAGCTATTCTCTCTGAGTTTGGTCATATGAACAGAGAGAAAAGCAGCCAAGATGAAACACAAG ATGATGCACAGATGCAGAAACCGGTGGATTCCAAAGGAGATGTGGACAAGAAAGAGAATGCTCCTGGAGAAagcaaaagaatgaaaaagaaaaagaagaaggacaagTCTTTGAAAAAGGCTAAAGAAGTGCAAGAGCAACTTGGAGGCATAGAAGTTGGAACTAGAACAGATGAAACTACCGAGGTTGAGAACTTTGGAGATAATGCTACCATTGACATGAAAGAGCGGCTTAAGAAACTGACATccacgaaaaagaaaatgtcttgCAAAGAGATGGGTTCTGCTGCCAGAGCAGCGGCGGTGGAGGCTGCTGCAAGGAGTGCAAAGCTTGCCTcagcaaagaaaaaggagaagaattgCCATAATCAGCATCCGGTGCGGTGA
- the LOC115754914 gene encoding fatty alcohol:caffeoyl-CoA acyltransferase produces the protein MAPLVQEVHFPQLHVPITIDRKFPVLPAGPIPASPGDSLYLSNLDDMIGARVFTPTVYFYRSNSLTSESRSLADVLHDALAAVLVPYYPLSGRIRETKNGKLEIFFGTGQGALMVEAHSEMVLADLGDLTVPNPGWEPLVYRFSNEEPYKIFDMPLLIAQVTRFSCGGFSLGLRLCHCICDGLGAMQLLRAWAATSKSGTLVIDPKPCWDREKFWPQDPPVVKFPHTEFRRIDDGSSLTMSLWIAKPVQRCYKISPEFQARVKTLAKDEMFPCTTFDAMAAHIWRSWVKALDVKPRDYQLRLTFSVNARQKLKNLPLKNGFYGNAVCVACAVSSVSELTDGSLSSTTSLVHEARLAVSEEYLRSTIDYIEVHRPTRLEFGGKLTITQWTRFSIYESADFGWGRPIYAGPIDLTPTPQVCILLPGGESDPSGTMVVCICLPKSASEKFRELFTLID, from the coding sequence ATGGCTCCTTTGGTACAAGAAGTCCATTTCCCTCAGCTTCACGTCCCGATCACGATCGACCGGAAATTCCCAGTATTACCAGCAGGGCCTATTCCTGCTTCACCTGGTGACAGCCTTTACCTCTCGAACCTGGACGATATGATCGGAGCGCGTGTCTTCACCCCAACAGTGTATTTTTATAGATCAAACTCTCTGACATCTGAATCAAGATCTCTGGCAGATGTACTGCATGATGCATTGGCAGCTGTTCTGGTTCCTTACTACCCTTTGTCAGGTAGGATAAGAGAAACCAAGAATGGAAAGCTAGAAATCTTCTTCGGAACAGGTCAAGGGGCTCTCATGGTGGAGGCTCACTCCGAAATGGTATTAGCCGATCTGGGAGACCTTACCGTGCCTAACCCCGGTTGGGAGCCTCTGGTTTACCGGTTTTCCAATGAGGAGCCGTATAAAATATTCGACATGCCATTGCTTATAGCTCAGGTGACCAGGTTTAGTTGCGGTGGCTTTAGCCTCGGCCTAAGGCTCTGCCATTGCATCTGTGATGGGCTCGGAGCCATGCAACTTCTGCGCGCGTGGGCTGCCACATCAAAGTCAGGAACTCTGGTTATAGATCCTAAGCCATGTTGGGACCGGGAAAAATTCTGGCCTCAGGATCCACCAGTGGTGAAATTCCCACATACTGAGTTCAGGAGGATTGATGATGGATCGAGCCTCACAATGTCCTTATGGATAGCCAAGCCGGTGCAGAGGTGCTACAAGATCAGCCCGGAGTTTCAAGCCAGGGTCAAGACCCTAGCTAAAGATGAAATGTTCCCATGCACAACTTTTGATGCTATGGCTGCTCATATCTGGAGATCGTGGGTGAAAGCACTCGATGTAAAACCACGAGACTACCAACTCAGGCTTACATTTTCTGTCAACGCTCGCCAGAAGCTCAAGAATCTGCCATTGAAGAATGGTTTTTATGGCAATGCTGTTTGCGTGGCTTGTGCAGTGAGCTCCGTGTCAGAGCTTACTGATGGGAGTCTCTCAAGCACGACGTCCTTGGTTCATGAAGCGCGGCTCGCCGTTTCGGAGGAGTATCTGAGATCTACGATTGATTATATTGAAGTTCACAGGCCTACAAGGCTCGAGTTCGGCGGAAAGTTGACTATCACGCAGTGGACTAGGTTCTCCATCTACGAGTCGGCAGACTTTGGCTGGGGAAGGCCAATTTACGCTGGACCGATAGACCTAACCCCGACGCCGCAAGTTTGCATTTTGCTTCCAGGAGGGGAATCTGATCCCAGTGGCACGATGGTCGTGTGCATTTGCTTGCCTAAGTCGGCGAGTGAAAAATTCAGAGAGCTTTTTACTCTGATAGATTGA